Proteins co-encoded in one Scomber scombrus chromosome 14, fScoSco1.1, whole genome shotgun sequence genomic window:
- the atg101 gene encoding autophagy-related protein 101, with product MNCRSEVLEVTVEARQVEEAMLALLHTILLHRSTGKFHYKKEGTYSIGTVGTLDIDCDFIDFSFVRVSSEELDRVIRKAVSEFKDALSNTGSDGMGQISLEFYQKKKSRWPFSDECIPWEVWSIKVNVVNLANEQERQICREKVGEKLGEKVINVVEVINRHEYLPKMPTQSEVDNVFDTSLKDVQPYLYKITYQITDCLGTSVSTTMRRLIKDTLAL from the exons ATGAATTGTCGCTCGGAAGTTCTTGAAGTAACGGTGGAGGCGAGGCAGGTGGAAGAGGCTATGCTGGCTTTGCTGCACACCATTTTACTGCATCGCAGCACCGGCAAGTTTCACTATAAAAAGGAGGGCACCTACTCCATCGGGACCGTTGGTACACTGGACATCGACTGTGACTTCATCGATTTCTCCTTTGTCAGGGTGTCCTCAGAGGAGCTGGACAGAGTGATCAGGAAAGCTGTGTCTGAATTCAAG GATGCTTTGAGCAACACTGGCAGCGATGGCATGGGGCAGATCTCTCTGGAGTTCTACCAGAAGAAGAAATCTCGTTGGCCTTTTTCCGATGAGTGCATTCCCTGGGAGGTGTGGAGCATCAAGGTCAACGTGGTCAACCTGGCTAACGAGCAGGAGAGACAGATCTGCAGGGAGAAAGTGGGCGAGAAGCTGGGCGAGAAGGTGATCAACGTGGTCGAGGTGATAAATCGCCACGAGTACCTGCCAAAGATGCCCACTCAGTCTGAAGTGGACAATGTGTTTGACACCAGTCTCAAAGATGTCCAGCCATACCTGTACAAAATCACATACCAGATCACTGACTGTCTGGGCACCTCTGTCAGCACCACCATGAGAAGGCTGATTAAAGACACCCTGGCACTGTGA
- the zbtb21 gene encoding zinc finger and BTB domain-containing protein 21 gives MESLVHYSNPSHALSVLGLLNEQRLRGQMCDVVLVVADQRYQAHKSVLASSSEYFQSLFTRMDADSLKVVNLDFCEPDAFEIVLNYIYSSSLFVDKGSLAAIQELGYSLGIPFLTNIVSTRPHASYCVSRKRLSFTEGDENDVQTRSVIVCRVRNDTTHPSRSNYQSKTSERSSSLHSGRELAQPPSEHNSFEPVRNSESITRKSSEQCDASERKSTYPYASILKGNSSHISSVRPQLTSSVSFSDAEVQHIRLPSATDQDTKEENEEPHRNTKVPFQGQACEPSQTIDRSGPLIKSLLRRSLSMDSPVPVFSPTLELKELQNREQSVVKMVSKASGPETSAHNGNTKRTSPLVLRSKYPSRYYEETQVDREVSVKAEPSSPLADPMDIIRITVGDALPVNLKDLQTNYDQGSRPDFNPLVKRKDRPDNRRYPFKKSKIFKEHALSLDENMSETVPQSTSETVPQSASSDSNENNEEPPQNKIFKCWNCLKVFRSSAGLHRHVNMYHNPEKPYACDICHKRFHTNFKVWTHCQTQHGVVQNPASSSSSSVLDEKFQKKLIDIVREREIKKALLWKLKRNKQGLQSPAHTKKRSRPSFICPYCGKVFVFQSQYRQHLRTHPAEKPEEDTPRESVLYQDEDEIIHEKNTDAGVYTCRLCNMKLSSIFEQGDHERGCRHATVCPYCGLRFSNPTVKKDHEAHCKYKKLTCLECMRTFKSSFSIWRHQVEVHNQNMMTAKDQIHLREQENNDEDSEMLREEHFSDEPLATGSSREKITYSDSSGPPMFDSEDSSSYVPEDLSMGHHGKLVVKEEPLEEAVSEMENAESAKFGLEEPGVWPCEKCGNLFSSRKDLERHQELLCHIKPFICHICNKAFRTNFRLWSHFQSHMSTAGEPGAKEIDRHPSPLSPSPPMTPQSSERPSPQASVLISTQTAPIAATIAEESSSSEPGSSSVNTTKRPELERQTSGHSPLSRSNSMENSSGPQESDTLFYHAPSLSALTFKRQYMCKLCHRTFKTAFSLWSHEQSHSHM, from the coding sequence ATGGAGAGCCtagtgcattacagtaatccCTCCCATGCCCTCTCAGTGTTAGGGCTTCTCAATGAGCAGCGCCTGCGGGGACAGATGTGTGATGTAGTCCTGGTTGTGGCGGACCAGAGGTACCAGGCCCATAAGAGTGTTTTGGCCTCCAGCAGTGAATATTTCCAATCCCTGTTCACTCGGATGGACGCAGATTCGCTTAAAGTTGTGAACCTGGACTTCTGTGAGCCCGACGCCTTTGAGATAGTTCTGAATTACATTTACTCCTCTTCACTCTTTGTGGACAAAGGCAGTCTGGCAGCCATTCAAGAACTGGGCTACAGCCTTGGAATCCCTTTCCTCACCAACATTGTATCAACAAGGCCACATGCATCCTACTGTGTGTCTCGAAAAAGGCTTTCGTTCACAGAAGGGGACGAGAATGATGTCCAGACAAGGAGCGTCATTGTGTGTCGGGTCCGGAATGACACGACCCATCCCTCCCGCTCAAATTATCAGAGTAAAACATCAGAGAGATCATCGTCTCTCCACTCTGGCCGTGAGTTAGCACAGCCTCCATCGGAACACAACTCCTTTGAACCGGTCAGGAACTCTGAATCTATTACCAGGAAATCATCTGAACAGTGTGACGCTTCTGAAAGGAAGTCCACCTATCCATACGCCTCCATATTAAAAGGGAATTCATCACACATTTCATCTGTTAGACCCCAGCTGACGTCATCTGTGTCTTTCAGTGATGCTGAAGTGCAGCACATCAGGCTGCCGTCTGCCACCGACCAGGACACTaaagaggagaatgaggagCCCCACCGTAATACCAAAGTGCCCTTTCAGGGTCAGGCCTGTGAGCCAAGCCAGACCATTGACAGGAGCGGGCCGCTCATAAAAAGCCTACTCCGAAGATCATTATCCATGGACAGCCCTGTTCCAGTCTTCTCACCCACTCTGGAGCTCAAGGAGCTGCAAAATCGTGAGCAGTCTGTTGTTAAAATGGTATCAAAAGCATCTGGGCCAGAAACATCTGCTCACAATGGCAACACAAAAAGAACATCTCCTCTGGTTCTCAGGTCAAAGTACCCCAGCAGGTATTATGAAGAAACTCAGGTCGATAGAGAGGTTAGTGTGAAAGCTGAGCCCAGCAGTCCACTCGCTGACCCAATGGATATTATTCGAATCACAGTTGGAGATGCTTTGCCAGTCAACCTTAAAGACTTGCAAACAAATTATGACCAAGGTTCAAGGCCAGACTTCAATCCTCTTGTGAAACGGAAGGACAGGCCAGACAACAGGAGGTACCCGTTCAAGAAGagcaaaatatttaaagaacatGCCCTCTCGCTTGATGAGAACATGTCAGAAACTGTACCTCAGAGCACGTCAGAAACTGTACCTCAGAGTGCCAGCAGTGACTCTAATGAGAACAACGAGGAGCCGCCTCAGAACAAGATATTCAAATGCTGGAATTGTTTAAAGGTTTTCAGGTCCAGTGCTGGACTACATCGTCATGTAAATATGTATCACAACCCCGAAAAGCCGTATGCTTGCGACATTTGCCACAAACGCTTCCATACCAACTTTAAAGTGTGGACACACTGCCAAACGCAGCACGGTGTGGTACAAAACCCAGCCtcatcctccagctcctctgtgCTAGATGAAAAATTTCAAAAGAAGTTGATAGATAttgtgcgagagagagaaataaagaaagctTTGCTTTGGAAGTTAAAGAGGAATAAACAAGGATTACAATCTCCTGCACATACCAAAAAGCGATCAAGGCCCAGCTTCATATGTCCTTACTGTGGGAAAGTGTTTGTGTTCCAGTCTCAGTACAGACAGCATTTAAGGACACATCCTGCTGAAAAACCTGAGGAGGACACACCAAGAGAAAGTGTCCTCTACCAGGACGAGGATGAGATCATTCATGAGAAGAACACAGACGCTGGTGTTTACACTTGTCGGCTTTGTAATATGAAGCTGTCTTCAATCTTTGAACAGGGTGATCATGAGAGGGGCTGTCGTCATGCCACTGTGTGTCCTTACTGTGGCCTCCGATTCTCTAATCCAACAGTCAAGAAGGACCATGAGGCACATTGTAAGTACAAGAAACTGACGTGCCTAGAATGCATGCGGACCTTCAAGTCCTCCTTCAGCATATGGCGACACCAGGTGGAGGTCCACAACCAAAACATGATGACTGCTAAAGACCAGATTCATCTGAGGGAGCAGGAGAACAATGACGAGGACTCTGAAATGCTCAGGGAGGAGCATTTCAGTGACGAGCCTTTAGCAACTGGAAGCTCAAGGGAGAAGATTACTTACAGTGACTCCTCAGGTCCACCTATGTTCGATTCAGAAGACTCCTCATCCTATGTGCCTGAGGACCTGAGCATGGGCCATCATGGCAAGCTGGTGGTGAAGGAGGAGCCATTAGAGGAGGCTGTGAGTGAGATGGAAAACGCAGAGTCTGCCAAATTTGGGCTGGAGGAACCCGGTGTGTGGCCATGCGAGAAATGCGGAAATCTTTTCAGCTCTCGCAAAGACCTGGAGCGACACCAGGAGCTGCTATGCCACATCAAACCATTCATCTGTCACATCTGCAACAAAGCCTTCAGGACCAACTTCCGCCTTTGGAGCCACTTCCAGTCCCACATGTCCACTGCTGGCGAACCCGGAGCCAAAGAGATCGACAGACACCCCTcgcctctgtctccctcccctcccatGACCCCTCAGAGCTCCGAACGTCCCTCCCCGCAGGCCTCCGTGCTCATATCCACCCAGACGGCACCGATCGCTGCAACAATAGCCGAGGAGTCCAGCAGCTCCGAGCCTGGTAGCTCATCAGTAAACACGACAAAGAGGCCTGAGCTGGAACGGCAAACCAGCGGCCACAGCCCCCTGTCGAGGTCAAACAGCATGGAGAATTCAAGTGGTCCTCAGGAATCAGACACACTCTTTTACCATGCCCCATCGCTCTCTGCCCTGACGTTTAAGCGGCAGTACATGTGCAAACTCTGCCACAGAACCTTCAAGACGGCGTTCAGTCTCTGGAGCCACGAGCAGAGTCACAGCCACATGTGA
- the umodl1 gene encoding uromodulin-like 1, which translates to MGWMLSTWVAVALLVLCRGQNIEHEGKSLSASGYHLCIHNETSIVSFVALHKVPYTVTKPCGGWLLWKTCTVTLYKMTYQSEYKTVMKQVTRCCEGYVQVGRYCALPVNRTGEFTAKPGSCPNADGLYPRSEVCDWDIDCPGWQKCCQRSGCFVCSDPASSANYSENGGYRFNVTVTVKTDYHQLTSKERGLLNHTRLLQAMVTGALQSDMSVYYLSSWPVHPYRTATALLVACNFTLSLYNVTSRLHLLLKHIQEVSSVTVKDVDECAHPALRQCSLQAECNNTVGSYRCACRGGYVDVDPGNPGAHCTADITAWTPLPCFPPTMNMNYTPASTTTQDPPGSSTVGPFNSTDINMTTTALSNTSSVPYNSSHAPHWTSSAPYTSMSSTVESPLPTTACSPPNISSLESANITGTSFCITWSSQFQTNQTYRVVLSNRSEVNVWETGDTMMEMRGLLPGELYNVTVTPHSCGSQGHTLHILVRTDAQTLDATARITQIQFTADLQTTSSQAYKNLSASIVAEIYRSLSPEMKDMVDSSQVRIEIRGFSPGSVVVTFRIIFPPDQSQDIKNVSNALLNSLMNSSKYTVDENNTSINDFDECASGENDCSQWAKCTNIWASYTCNCMDGFKDNNSQRPGRACQGNASQSATASTPTKTTTTTTTTTTSTTTTTPAIPTMTFSPTTTITNPTTTAMAKTNATALRTVINAYTGAISVQCRIAAITVTVAKDFLMSSSIRESALYLGKEECGINNSNATHAQLTVAWDECDTTLVHNDTYYTASVTLINNMDPYILPNGTVEVPRIRLEVPIMCTYMRSMLMSADFGSMGYAMIKDVITGSGSFQVTVQLMNGTVPLPHNYSLSPDEALVLEVSLNTSSPQIKVVINMCWATPTPNPADTNRDIFLNNRCSLNTYTQVLMNGNSSTSRVSVQIFSIVKLNMIYLHCQVQVCVQIGSATCVPDCVQRTSRFSNTIGTAVGSTGPILRSENESFDEELNSLQLVGLSCLGVGLSLFFIIGFVCLFYYQRNRIGHYNFSVKPKEENFTYLVFNT; encoded by the exons ATGGGTTGGATGCTCTCCACCTGGGTGGCCGTGGCCCTGCTGGTTCTCTGCAGGGGACAAAATATTGAACATGAAG GAAAAAGCCTTTCTGCATCTGGCTACCATCTATGTATTCACAATGAGACGAGCATTGTGAGCTTCGTCGCGTTGCATAAAGTCCCCTATACTGTGACAAAGCCTTGTGGTGGCTGGCTCCTGTGGAAGACATGCACAGTCACACTCTACAAGATGACCTATCAGTCTGAGTACAAGACAGTGATGAAACAGGTGACCAGGTGCTGCGAGGGATACGTACAGGTCGGCCGTTACTGTGCCCTGC CTGTAAACAGGACTGGGGAGTTCACTGCCAAGCCAGGATCCTGTCCAAATGCAGATGGATTGTATCCCAGATCTGAGGTCTGTGACTGGGACATAGACTGCCCAGGTTGGCAAAAATGCTGCCAGAGATCGGGGTGCTTTGTCTGCAGTGATCCTGCAA GCTCAGCTAATTATTCTGAGAATGGAGGATACCGCTTCAatgtgacagtgacagtgaagaCAGATTACCACCAACTAACGTCCAAGGAAAGAGGTCTTCTGAATCACACAAGATTACTGCAAGCAATG GTGACTGGAGCTCTGCAGTCTGATATGTCAGTCTATTACCTCAGCTCATGGCCTGTGCATCCATATAGAACAGCTACTGCACTGCTGGTCGCCTGCAACTTTACTCTTTCACTGTACAATGTCACATCAAGGCTGCATCTTCTCCTCAAACACATACAGGAGGTGTCATCTGTAACCGTGAAAG ATGTAGATGAGTGTGCACACCCTGCTCTCCGTCAGTGCTCCCTTCAGGCAGAATGTAACAACACAGTGGGCTCCTACCGGTGCGCCTGCCGTGGAGGATACGTTGATGTTGATCCCGGCAACCCTGGAGCTCATTGCACAG CTGACATCACTGCATGGACCCCCCTGCCGTGCTTCCCTCCAACCATGAACATGAACTACACTCCAGCTTCCACCACAACACAGGACCCTCCAGGGAGCAGCACTGTGGGTCCCTTCAACTCCACTGACATCAACATGACTACTACAGCTCTGAGTAATACAAGCTCTGTCCCTTATAATTCATCACATGCTCCTCACTGGACGAGTTCTGCACCTTATACCAGCATGAGCTCAACTGTCGAGTCACCTCTGCCAACAACCGCATGCT CTCCTCCCAACATCTCCAGTTTAGAGTCGGCCAATATCACTGGGACTTCCTTCTGCATAACCTGGTCCAGCCAGTTTCAAACAAACCAGACCTATCGAGTGGTTCTAAGcaacaggtcagaggtcaatgTTTGGGAGACCGGTGACACAATGATGGAAATGAGAGGACTGCTGCCTGGAGAGCTCTACAATGTCACTGTCACACCTCATTCCTGCGGAAGCCAAGGACACACCCTTCATATATTAGTCAGAACTG ATGCTCAGACTCTTGACGCCACCGCTCGAATTACCCAAATCCAGTTCACTGCTGACCTGCAGACCACCAGCAGCCAGGCCTACAAAAACCTCTCTGCGAGCATTGTAGCTGAG ATCTACCGATCTCTATCTCCAGAGATGAAGGACATGGTGGATTCCAGCCAGGTGAGAATCGAGATCAGAGGCTTTTCTCCAGGCAGTGTGGTGGTCACCTTCAGAATTATCTTCCCCCCTGATCAAAGCCAAGACATCAAAAATGTGTCCAATGCTCTGCTGAACTCCCTGATGAACAGCTCCAAATACACTGTGgatgaaaacaacacaagcaTAAATG atTTTGATGAATGTGCTTCAGGGGAAAATGACTGTTCCCAGTGGGCGAAATGTACAAACATCTGGGCTTCCTACACGTGTAATTGCATGGACGGATTTAAAGACAACAACTCACAAAGGCCTGGACGAGCCTGTCAAGGTAATGCCTCACAATCTG CCACCGCTTCTACCCCAACCAAAACCACAACTACTACAACCACCACTACTACctcaacaacaaccacaactcCTGCAATACCAACCATGACTTTTAGCCCTACAACCACCATCACTAACCCCACTACCACTGCTATGGCTAAAACTAATGCTACTGCCCTTAGAACTGTCATCAATGCCTATACAGGGGCTATCTCAGTCCAGTGCAGGATTGCTGCCATCACTGTGACAGTTGCCAAGGACTTTTTAATGAGCAGCAGTATAAGGGAGAGCGCCCTGTACCTGGGCAAGGAGGAATGCGGTATCAACAACAGCAATGCCACCCATGCCCAGCTGACCGTAGCGTGGGATGAGTGTGACACTACGCTTGTGCAt AATGACACCTACTACACAGCATCTGTAACCCTGATCAACAACATGGACCCATACATCTTACCCAATGGAACAGTGGAGGTACCCAGAATACGCCTGGAGGTTCCCATCATGTGCACCTACATGAGGAGCATGCTCATGTCTGCTGACTTCGGCTCCATGGG GTATGCCATGATCAAAGATGTCATCACAGGCTCGGGGTCATTCCAGGTGACCGTGCAGCTGATGAACGGTACAGTGCCTCTACCCCACAACTACAGCTTGTCTCCAGACGAGGCCCTGGTGCTGGAGGTCAGCCTCAACACCTCCTCACCGCAGATTAAAGTAGTCATCAACATGTGCTGGGCCACCCCGACCCCAAACCCTGCAGACACCAATCGTGACATCTTCCTGAACAACAG ATGCTCCCTAAACACATACACTCAGGTGCTGATGAATGGGAACTCCAGCACATCCCGCGTGTCTGTACAGATATTCTCCATCGTCAAACTTAATATGATCTATTTGCACTGCCAGGTGCAGGTCTGTGTGCAGATTGGATCTGCTACCTGTGTTCCT GACTGTGTACAAAGAACATCTCGATTTTCAAACACAATTGGAACCGCTGTCGGTTCTACTGGGCCAATACTCAGGTCTGAGAATG AGTCCTTTGATGAGGAATTAAACTCTCTGCAGCTAGTTGGATTGTCCTGTCTTGGAGTGGGCCTGTCACTCTTCTTCATCATTGGTTTCGTCTGCCTTTTCTACTACCAGAGGAATCGCATTGGACACTACAACTTCAGCGTCAAACCCAAGGAGGAGAACTTCACCTACCTTGTGTTTAACACTTAG